The following are from one region of the Ruficoccus sp. ZRK36 genome:
- a CDS encoding TetR/AcrR family transcriptional regulator — translation MEHKTKRDNILEVASKLFYEQGYHQTGIQQIIQQAGAAKGTFYSFFKSKEELGVAWLKARHHTWNKWLHDAVDTKRTPRTQILAAFDFLEQWMADCDYRGCAFLNTLAETPEPDSPLRKQILDHKQGLLDFFQSLVDKHQPDLPRAQREQTANTLFLLFEASIVHMQNFRAPWPAQTAKQQANNLL, via the coding sequence ATGGAGCACAAAACTAAGCGCGATAACATTCTGGAGGTAGCCTCCAAGCTTTTCTACGAGCAGGGCTACCACCAGACCGGCATCCAGCAGATCATCCAGCAGGCCGGGGCCGCAAAGGGCACCTTCTACTCTTTCTTCAAGTCCAAGGAAGAGCTCGGCGTCGCCTGGTTGAAGGCCCGGCACCACACCTGGAACAAATGGCTCCATGACGCCGTGGACACCAAACGAACACCTCGCACACAGATCCTCGCCGCCTTCGATTTCCTGGAGCAGTGGATGGCGGATTGCGACTACCGCGGGTGCGCCTTCCTGAACACACTCGCCGAAACCCCTGAGCCTGACAGCCCCCTGCGCAAACAGATCCTCGACCACAAGCAGGGCCTCCTCGACTTTTTCCAGTCCCTCGTGGACAAGCACCAGCCCGACCTCCCCCGCGCTCAGCGTGAGCAAACAGCGAACACGCTTTTCCTGCTTTTCGAGGCCTCGATCGTTCATATGCAGAACTTTCGCGCGCCCTGGCCTGCGCAGACTGCCAAGCAGCAGGCCAACAACCTTTTGTAA
- a CDS encoding LrgB family protein has translation MPPLAKALFWCLCTLGVYLAARRLHRSYGRWWSSPMLVTWVVCGLLIVLMRTSYHEYLRGTHWLVWLLGPATVAFAIPIHRHRTMIRQHWVLLCAGVVIGSTLAIASSWAFASLFELSPELRASLLPRSITTPLAMDASRLLGGIPELTAVFTALTGLFGAAVGETLLHVLPVRSCFARGALFGMGAHGAGVAKATELGQEEGVIASLIMIFSGQFTILAVALYTLF, from the coding sequence ATGCCGCCGCTCGCTAAAGCGCTTTTCTGGTGCCTGTGTACGCTGGGTGTATACCTGGCGGCCCGGCGTCTGCACCGCAGCTATGGACGCTGGTGGAGCTCGCCCATGCTGGTGACGTGGGTCGTCTGCGGGCTGCTGATTGTCCTCATGCGCACATCCTACCATGAATACCTGCGCGGGACGCACTGGCTGGTCTGGCTCCTCGGCCCAGCCACGGTTGCTTTTGCCATTCCGATCCACCGGCACCGCACGATGATTCGCCAGCACTGGGTACTGCTGTGCGCAGGGGTCGTCATCGGCAGCACGCTGGCCATCGCCAGCTCCTGGGCGTTCGCATCCCTGTTTGAGCTTTCCCCTGAGCTGCGGGCCAGTCTGCTTCCACGCTCGATCACCACTCCACTGGCCATGGACGCCTCACGGCTGCTGGGGGGCATCCCTGAGCTCACCGCCGTATTCACAGCGCTGACAGGTCTCTTTGGTGCGGCTGTCGGAGAGACGCTCCTACACGTTCTGCCGGTGCGCTCGTGCTTCGCGCGGGGGGCTCTCTTCGGGATGGGCGCTCACGGAGCCGGGGTCGCCAAGGCCACTGAGCTCGGACAAGAGGAGGGCGTTATCGCCAGCCTGATCATGATCTTCTCCGGACAATTCACTATCCTCGCCGTCGCGCTCTATACCCTCTTTTAA